The following coding sequences are from one Humulus lupulus chromosome X, drHumLupu1.1, whole genome shotgun sequence window:
- the LOC133804584 gene encoding uncharacterized mitochondrial protein AtMg00860-like, giving the protein MCIDYREPNKSEKEHEEHLRRTLETLKKEQLYAKFKKCEFWLDKINFLGHVVSKSGILVDPAKVEAVKEWSQPRNATEIRSFLGLPGYYRRFIEGFSKIATPLTALTRMNSRFIWTEACEKSFMELKNRITNAPVLTIPNSTDEFEIFCDALKMGLGAVLMQEERVVAYAPDN; this is encoded by the exons atgtgcattgattacagggagcccAACAAA TCGGAAAAAGAACATGAGGAACATCTAAGACGTACGCTGGAAACTCTCAAAAAGGAACAATTGtatgccaaattcaagaagtgtgaattttggctcgaCAAGATTAACTTTTTGGGACATGTTGTATCAAAAAGTGGGATTttggtggatccagctaaggtggaAGCAGTAAAAGAATGGTCCCAGCCACGGAATGCAACTGaaataagaagttttctgggcttaCCTGGATATTATCGACGATTCATAGAAGGGTTTTCCAAAATTGCAACCCCACTTACGGCGCTCACTAGAATGAATAGTCGATTCATATGGACGGAAGCTTGTGAGAagagttttatggaattaaagaaTCGAATAACTAATGCCCCAGTCCTCACCATCCCGAATAGTACAGACGAGTTTGAAATTTTCTGTGACGCTTTAAAGATGGGACTAGGAGCGGTGTTGATGCAAGAAGAGAGAGTAGTAGCTTACGCTCCAGACAATTAA